In Drosophila ananassae strain 14024-0371.13 chromosome 3R, ASM1763931v2, whole genome shotgun sequence, the DNA window TACAAGGTAGTAATCAGTTAAAACTGAGTTGatttttaactaaaattaatttaatttcagtGCCGAAGCTGCAATTTGCCACTATACTATCGCCACAGCCCAGACTCGAATGTAACGTTTGTGATGTTCAATGCCCTCATGCGAAACAAAGGAGACAAGCCCTTAACCAAAATTCTCAGCTCTAGCTCCGAAGCTAAGAGCAAAACTTCAACTTCCACACAATCAGGTGCGAGTGCCGCTGGGGAAGATTCGGGCATTGTTGACGCCAGTGGAAAGAAGGTTATGGTAACAAGGCACACCAAGAATATGGGCAAGTTCAGTTCGGTCACTGTATCCACCATCGACGAGGAAGAGGATGAAATCGAAGCGgtatgttttttattatattgttatAACTCGAACCATGCTAAAATTGGgttaattctttttttttatacagcGTGAAATTGCCGATAGTTATGCGAACAATGCTCGGATTATAGAAAAGCAGCTACAACGCAAGGGCGGAAAGCTTAGTGATGTAGGGATCAAGGGAAAGACGGAGGATGCACCCCCACCAAAAAAACAGCGAGGCACACTATTAGAAAGATAATATTttcctaaataaaatttacaatAAGTCAAATATGTATGAGCATTATTATAACAAGACAAAAGCCTAAAAAGTATTCCATTCTTTAAAGAATACCAGAGACGCTTTTGTATAATTATATTTAGCCCATCAAATTTTtacctaatatttttttttttgggttttaaaCTTGGATGCTGggttaataatttttttagccGCTGACGCATCTTTTCCGCATGCTCCTTATGAGACAGGGCGCAGTTTACAAAGCCACATTCAggacaaaaagaaaaattcaatttccgtGGCGATTGTGACCTAGATTTACTCATTTTTTGCATAACCTTCTTCATCCGGGTAGTGGTTCGTGGAGAACTGTAGAGGGCCGTTAAGGGTCGGATGGGTTTCGGACTCACCAAGGACTTTTCCAATGCCTTCTTTTGGTTGCTTGAGACCATTTGACTGGCACGACTGGCCCGTTCTTCAGCAAGCTTTATCTCAGTAGGAGTTTTGGACAGGCTCCAAAAATATTCGATCCACTTTCGCCGAAGAGTCTTTATATATTCAGCATCTATTGGTACGGGGATGCTGTGTAAATTACGGTGGTCTGTTTCCTGCGCAGAATTATCCTTAAAGGAATGGGTAGCCATGCTCCAAGATATCAATTTTTTAGTACAGATAATTTCAGAAGCTGTTTATTTTCGTTGTATAATATTATCATCCAAATAGTgacattttgatttttttaaacacgAATTGTATGTTAGTCCCCTTACACAGCGCTATATAACCAAACAATGATATATTTCGAAACACAAAATCATGAAAGGAGCATGGGAGGCAATATGGCCCCGCCgatagctatatcttggccaatttctatccgattcttgagcggagtaccttaatcgattggTGGGTCAATTCTcgataattctgcatcaaaatttcaggacaaaatattttttagattttttgttaaatttcctgggggtccccttcgaaaatcatGAAAGGAGCATGGAAGGGCAATATGGCCCCCGCCGATAGcgatatcttggccaatttccatccgattcttgagcgaaaCACCTTAATCGATTGGTGGATCAATTCtccataattctgcatcaaaatctaggaacaaaatattttttagattttttgttaaatttcctggggggtccccttcgaaaatcatGAAAGGAGCATGGAAGGGCAATATGGCCCCCGCCaaaagctatatcttggccaatatccatccgattcttgagaggaaCACCTTAATCGATTGGTGGATCAATTCtccataattctgcatcaaaatctaaaaacaaaatattttttagattgttttgttaaatttcctggggggtccccttcgaaaatcatGAAAGGAGCATGGAAGGGCAATATGGCCCCGCCgatagctatatcttggccaatttccatccgattcttgagcggaacaCCTTAATCGATTGGTGGATCAATTCtccataattctgcatcaaaatctaaaaacacaatattttttagattttttgttaagtttcctggggggtccccttcgaaaatcatGAAAGGAGCATGGAAGGGCAATATGGCCCCGCCgatagctatatcttggccaatttccatccgattcttgagcggaacaCCTTAATCGATTGGTGGATCAATTCtccataattctgcatcaaaatctaaaaacaaaatattttttagattttttgttaagtttcctggggggtccccttcgaaaatcatGAAAGGAGCATGGAAGGGCAATATGGCCCCCGCCaaaagctatatcttggccaatttccatccgattcttgagcggaacaCCTTAATCGATTGGTGGATCAATTCtccataattctgcatcaaaatctaaaaacaaaatattttttagattttttgttaaatttcctggggggtccccttcgaaaatcatGAAAGGAGCATGGAAGGGCAATATGGCCCCGCCgatagctatatcttggccaatttccatccgattcttgagaggaaCACCTTAATCGATTGGTGGACCAATTCtccataattctgcatcaaaatctaaaaacaaaatattttttagattttttgttaaatttcctggggggtccccttcgaaaatcatGAAAGTAGCATGGAAGGGAAATATGGCCCCCGCCAAAAGCTAtgtcttggccaatatccatccgattcttgagaggaaCACCTTAATCGATTGGTGGACCAATTCtccataattctgcatcaaaatctaaaaacaaaatattttttagattttttgttaaatttcctggggggtccccttcgaaaatcatGAAAGTAGCATGGAAGGGAAATATGGCCCCCGCCAAAAGCTAtgtcttggccaatatccatccgattcttgagaggaaCACCTTAATCGATTGGTGGACCAATTCtccataattctgcatcaaaatctaaaaacaaaatattttttagattttttgttaaatttcctggggggtccccttcgaaaatcatGAAAGGAGCATGGAAGGGCAATATGGCCCCCGCCgaaagctatatcttggccaatttcc includes these proteins:
- the LOC6497086 gene encoding STING ER exit protein, which encodes MPKVVSRSIICSDTKDQEEYNEEKPLNIYYCLCNKMALILDCSLEQLPLREVDNARVINATEHANKLTYNPTPRMIYIKRKSRGNAIEKQYRYKCRSCNLPLYYRHSPDSNVTFVMFNALMRNKGDKPLTKILSSSSEAKSKTSTSTQSGASAAGEDSGIVDASGKKVMVTRHTKNMGKFSSVTVSTIDEEEDEIEAREIADSYANNARIIEKQLQRKGGKLSDVGIKGKTEDAPPPKKQRGTLLER
- the LOC6502471 gene encoding uncharacterized protein LOC6502471, with product MATHSFKDNSAQETDHRNLHSIPVPIDAEYIKTLRRKWIEYFWSLSKTPTEIKLAEERASRASQMVSSNQKKALEKSLVSPKPIRPLTALYSSPRTTTRMKKVMQKMSKSRSQSPRKLNFSFCPECGFVNCALSHKEHAEKMRQRLKKLLTQHPSLKPKKKNIR